Genomic DNA from Salvia miltiorrhiza cultivar Shanhuang (shh) chromosome 1, IMPLAD_Smil_shh, whole genome shotgun sequence:
gAATGATGGATCTTCCCATTTTTTATGTGAAAGAGTAGTTAGTAGCTAGCATCTGCAAATTTTGTtgataccaaaaaaaaaaaaatacagtaCTTGTTTTTTCCCGGTCTAATAAGAGTTGAGAAACGTAGTAATTTGAATCTGTGTATTAGAAGCCAGGtaggttcttggagtggatgggggaactaattactaacatctaacatgactttgtccgatcaaaaaaaaaaaaaaaaaaaaagccaggTAGGTTCTCTTCTGTTTTTTGGGGGTtcgaataaataaatattttttaaaaaatcaaatgaCCGTAAATTCAAACTCGAGACATTTGATCTCAAGTATCAATCAGTCCATTATTAGGCTAAAGACAAGCTCTATTATGCCATTGATGTGGGACACCGGACACCCCAAATATTCCAAAGTTGCTACTTCCTTCCAGGAAACTATTATCAACTATGAATATAGAAAGAAAcgtgttttttttaataataaaaagaaaaaaacattaGTTTGAAGCCAATGTCACCCCAATTGGCCTTTTCCCATATTGGTCAAAGCACGGGCACGAACACGAACACGAACATAAATAGGTTGAAATAAGGGCGTGGGAGGTTGAGTGTTACTTCCTGAATCTGGGAAGGCCAATCTTGGCCCCGAGGGTCTTGAGGTCGAGTTCATTCTTGGCTTGGAAATCGGCATAAGTGAAAGGCTTGTAGTTGGAGGTGTGTATGACACCATCCTCAGCCGGGAACACGAAATACCCTATCGACACCCTCTCCTTCACCCTGTTCACCTTCACTCTGTGCGTCACGCTCACGTATTCATCGTCGCTCATggcctaaaacacacacacacacacacaccatcAGAGACACTTGTGTCATGAATTCGAATTCCACCAAAAGAGTCATATATACCTGCATCATGTCTCCAAGATTGACAATGAGGGTGTCATGAATGGGCTCCACATCCAGCCATTGATTGTTCTTGAAAACTTGGAGGCCTCCCACTTGATCTTGATGAATTATGGATAGCACAGAGCTGTCTGTGTGCTCATGGATGCCCCATCTTCGCTCCGCCGCGGGGCAACGGAGGTATCGATACACGCGTATAATTCCGGTGGCCGGAGATAGGTAGGATGTTGATTTTGGTGGAGGGAAGTCGAGGTTTTCAGCCATGCCCTTGAATATGGCCTTTGCCAGCCTTGTTTGGTGCGCGCCATATTCTTCTAGTAAACACCTGCAAATTGTTTGCTAATCACTCTCTATCAAAACAAGAAACAATCTGCAACCAAACAATCTACAAATAATGCTAAATTCAATCTGAAAAATGTAATCTTGCAGTCGAAATTAAGGATTAATaattggaaagaaaaaaaataaaatagacaGGACAAATGATGATTGGGTTCCAGTTAGAAAAATACATAAAGCAAGCAATCAAATTGATTTAACTAACTACCAATCATCTATAGTAAAATTGTAAAGTAAAGATTCATCCAGATTTTTTCTGATTATTTTGTTTGTCCTCATCAGTCATCACATCTCGTATTCATCTCCACTAAATACAATCACGTGTGCCGTGACTGCAAATTAGCCAAAGCATTAATAAACAAAGACGTGGTAAGTAACTAACCTGAAAGATTCAAGAAGTGGATCTTGATAATGGAAGTGAGAAATGTT
This window encodes:
- the LOC131004532 gene encoding gibberellin 2-beta-dioxygenase 6 isoform X2, with translation MFRLTNHGVSSELLTQLHNHANKLFSHKFEWKKGIPTTPMLYFWGNPALTMSGNAQQKGPPPADRHNWLEGFNVSLTNISHFHYQDPLLESFRCLLEEYGAHQTRLAKAIFKGMAENLDFPPPKSTSYLSPATGIIRVYRYLRCPAAERRWGIHEHTDSSVLSIIHQDQVGGLQVFKNNQWLDVEPIHDTLIVNLGDMMQAMSDDEYVSVTHRVKVNRVKERVSIGYFVFPAEDGVIHTSNYKPFTYADFQAKNELDLKTLGAKIGLPRFRK
- the LOC131004532 gene encoding gibberellin 2-beta-dioxygenase 6 isoform X1; the protein is MSSSHNFSSYPPFFRPNQPQPQAVEFDSDPRPKSCSLPIIDFEALEAAHLSQVCREWGMFRLTNHGVSSELLTQLHNHANKLFSHKFEWKKGIPTTPMLYFWGNPALTMSGNAQQKGPPPADRHNWLEGFNVSLTNISHFHYQDPLLESFRCLLEEYGAHQTRLAKAIFKGMAENLDFPPPKSTSYLSPATGIIRVYRYLRCPAAERRWGIHEHTDSSVLSIIHQDQVGGLQVFKNNQWLDVEPIHDTLIVNLGDMMQAMSDDEYVSVTHRVKVNRVKERVSIGYFVFPAEDGVIHTSNYKPFTYADFQAKNELDLKTLGAKIGLPRFRK